In one window of Qipengyuania gaetbuli DNA:
- the atpD gene encoding F0F1 ATP synthase subunit beta, translating into MATAPKLNQSPNGVISQVIGAVVDVAFEGELPPILTALETKNGENTLVLEVAQHLGENTVRTIAMDGTDGLTRGQEVVNTGAQISVPVGPKTLGRIMNVVGEPIDERGPIGAESTSPIHAEAPLFIDQSTEASILVTGIKVIDLLAPYAKGGKIGLFGGAGVGKTVLIQELINNIAKGHGGVSVFAGVGERTREGNDLYHEFLDAGVIAKDADGNATSEGSKVALVFGQMNEPPGARARVALSGLTMAEYFRDVEGQDVLFFVDNIFRFTQAGSEVSALLGRIPSAVGYQPTLATDMGNLQERITSTTKGSITSVQAIYVPADDLTDPAPATSFAHLDATTTLSRAISELGIYPAVDPLDSTSRVLEPRVVGQEHYETARRVQETLQKYKSLQDIIAILGMDELSEEDKLTVARARKIQRFLSQPFHVAEVFTNIPGVFVQLEDTVKSFKAVVDGEYDHLPEAAFYMVGGIDQAVEKAKKLAEDA; encoded by the coding sequence ATGGCCACCGCACCCAAGCTTAACCAGAGCCCCAACGGCGTCATCAGCCAGGTCATTGGCGCCGTCGTCGACGTCGCCTTCGAAGGTGAACTGCCGCCGATCCTGACCGCGCTCGAAACGAAGAACGGCGAAAACACGCTGGTCCTCGAAGTTGCGCAGCACCTCGGTGAGAACACCGTCCGCACCATCGCGATGGACGGCACCGACGGCCTGACCCGTGGTCAGGAAGTCGTGAACACCGGCGCGCAGATCTCGGTCCCCGTCGGTCCGAAGACGCTCGGGCGCATCATGAACGTCGTCGGCGAGCCGATCGACGAGCGCGGCCCGATCGGCGCCGAAAGCACCAGCCCGATCCACGCCGAAGCCCCGCTGTTCATCGACCAGTCGACCGAAGCCAGCATCCTCGTCACCGGCATCAAGGTCATCGACCTTCTCGCTCCCTACGCAAAGGGCGGCAAGATCGGCCTGTTTGGCGGCGCCGGCGTCGGCAAGACCGTTCTGATCCAGGAACTGATCAACAACATCGCCAAGGGTCACGGCGGCGTGTCGGTCTTCGCGGGCGTCGGTGAACGTACCCGTGAAGGTAACGACCTCTACCACGAATTCCTCGACGCCGGCGTTATCGCCAAGGACGCCGACGGCAACGCAACCTCGGAAGGTTCGAAGGTGGCACTCGTCTTCGGCCAGATGAACGAACCCCCGGGCGCCCGCGCACGCGTCGCCCTGTCGGGCCTGACCATGGCGGAATACTTCCGCGACGTCGAAGGCCAGGATGTGCTGTTCTTCGTCGACAACATCTTCCGCTTCACCCAGGCGGGTTCGGAAGTGTCGGCACTGCTCGGCCGTATTCCTTCGGCAGTGGGCTACCAGCCGACGCTCGCCACCGACATGGGTAACCTGCAGGAACGTATCACCTCGACCACCAAGGGTTCGATCACCTCGGTCCAGGCCATCTACGTTCCCGCCGACGACCTTACCGACCCGGCACCGGCAACCTCGTTCGCCCACTTGGACGCAACGACCACCCTGTCGCGCGCCATCTCGGAGCTCGGCATCTACCCGGCAGTCGACCCGCTCGACTCGACCTCGCGCGTTCTCGAACCGCGCGTCGTCGGCCAGGAGCACTACGAGACCGCCCGCCGCGTCCAGGAAACCCTGCAGAAGTACAAGAGCCTGCAGGACATCATCGCCATTCTCGGCATGGACGAACTGTCGGAAGAAGATAAGCTGACCGTGGCTCGTGCCCGCAAGATCCAGCGCTTCCTCTCGCAGCCGTTCCACGTCGCCGAAGTCTTCACCAACATCCCGGGCGTGTTCGTCCAGCTGGAAGACACGGTGAAGTCGTTCAAGGCAGTCGTGGACGGCGAATACGACCACCTGCCGGAAGCCGCTTTCTACATGGTCGGCGGCATCGACCAGGCGGTCGAAAAGGCCAAGAAGCTGGCCGAGGACGCGTAA
- a CDS encoding F0F1 ATP synthase subunit gamma, which yields MASLKELKGRINSVKSTQKITKAKQMVAAAKLRRAQAAAEAARPYAERLSGVMASLAAKVSGDSAPLLLRGTGSDKRHLLVVVNTDKGLCGGLNANIVKAAKAKARALIAEGKDVTFYLVGKKGRAPIKRDFADKIEKHFDTSNVRQPGFEEAEAIADDLLERFEKGEFDVAHLVYPIFKSALAQDPTVDQLIPVPSPEGAVGGDAVVEYEPGEEEILEDLLPRYVKTQLFGALLEREASEQGASMTAMDNATRNAGDLINKLTIQYNRSRQAAITTELVEIIAGAEAL from the coding sequence ATGGCTAGCCTCAAGGAACTCAAGGGTCGGATCAACTCGGTCAAGTCGACCCAGAAGATCACCAAGGCCAAGCAGATGGTCGCAGCCGCAAAGCTGCGCCGTGCGCAGGCGGCTGCCGAAGCGGCACGCCCCTATGCCGAACGCCTGTCGGGCGTGATGGCATCGCTCGCCGCAAAGGTGAGCGGCGACAGCGCCCCGCTGCTGCTGCGCGGCACCGGTTCGGACAAGCGCCACCTGCTGGTGGTCGTGAACACCGACAAGGGCCTGTGCGGCGGTCTCAACGCCAACATCGTCAAGGCCGCCAAGGCCAAGGCGCGGGCACTGATTGCCGAAGGCAAGGACGTGACCTTCTACCTCGTCGGCAAGAAGGGCCGTGCCCCGATCAAGCGCGACTTTGCCGACAAGATCGAAAAGCACTTCGACACCTCGAACGTCCGCCAGCCGGGCTTCGAAGAAGCCGAGGCCATCGCTGACGACCTGCTCGAACGTTTCGAGAAGGGCGAATTCGACGTCGCACATCTCGTCTACCCGATCTTCAAGTCGGCACTGGCGCAGGACCCGACCGTGGACCAGCTTATCCCCGTCCCCTCGCCCGAAGGCGCGGTCGGGGGCGATGCCGTGGTCGAATACGAGCCGGGCGAAGAGGAAATCCTCGAAGACCTGCTCCCGCGCTACGTGAAGACGCAGCTTTTCGGTGCCCTGCTGGAACGCGAGGCTTCCGAACAGGGTGCCTCCATGACCGCCATGGACAACGCCACGCGCAATGCCGGCGACCTGATCAACAAGCTGACGATCCAGTACAACCGCAGCCGCCAGGCCGCGATCACCACCGAACTCGTCGAAATCATCGCGGGCGCGGAAGCGCTCTGA
- a CDS encoding prolyl oligopeptidase family serine peptidase, which yields MKRVSTLAMAAVMTIAAPNSLAAQDGVPGPDEDPYIWLEEARSDRALDWVRSENDRTLAHMEADPRFEQLKNEALAIYDSEDRIPFVSIRPDGLYNFWQDKANPKGLLRRTTLESYQSNDIAWETVLDVDALAAAEGKEWVYKGSTCLPPEQRMCMIALSDGGKDATIMREFDTATKQFIDGGFVLDSESQGSVQWLDKDTLLVSRDFGEGTLTDSEYPFTTRIWKRGTDVTDAPEIFRGESSDVWSGAGLLRDNKGVVHARTAFRGVSFHESINYVWHEGEWLELDMPKKANLAGIIDGQLLYSTDVDWEVGGQTFPADALVSVDLEEWKRDPNGAKKTLVWAPAERQTKQGISSTANSAFITILDNVVGKVLKFDFEGGKWVSTEVALPDNATVGVAAASDESDQIMFSVTDFLSPTTLYYTDGSGDPAVLKTSPAYFDAMGMEVEQHEATSKDGTKIPYFIVKPKGMTLDGSTATLLTGYGGFQVPRLPSYLGTTGKLWVEKGGAYVLANMRGGGEFGPMWHQSAIRENKQRTWDDFIAVAEDLVKRGFTTPDHLGIQGGSQGGLLVGTAFTQRPDLFDAAIVQIPLFDMLRYHLIGRGASWIGEYGDPRIPEQRAWIEGYSPYQKIVEGVDYPSPFLWASTADDRTHPAHARKGAAKLKELGQDYWYFEDMTGGHSGGVDNEQRAKLQALQMVYLMQRLMDDNNGG from the coding sequence GTGAAACGTGTTTCCACGCTGGCAATGGCTGCTGTCATGACCATCGCCGCCCCCAATTCGCTCGCCGCACAGGACGGCGTTCCCGGCCCGGACGAAGATCCCTACATCTGGCTGGAAGAAGCCCGTAGTGACCGCGCGCTCGACTGGGTCCGCAGCGAAAACGACCGCACGCTTGCCCATATGGAAGCCGACCCACGCTTCGAGCAGCTCAAGAACGAGGCGCTGGCGATCTACGACAGCGAGGATCGTATTCCCTTCGTGTCGATCCGTCCCGACGGCCTCTACAATTTCTGGCAGGACAAGGCCAATCCCAAGGGCCTGCTCCGCCGCACCACGCTGGAAAGCTACCAGAGCAACGATATCGCCTGGGAAACCGTCCTCGATGTCGACGCGCTCGCCGCAGCAGAAGGCAAGGAATGGGTCTACAAGGGCAGCACCTGCCTGCCGCCCGAACAGCGCATGTGCATGATCGCGCTGAGCGACGGCGGCAAGGATGCCACCATCATGCGCGAATTCGACACCGCGACGAAGCAGTTCATCGACGGGGGCTTCGTGCTCGACAGCGAAAGCCAGGGCAGCGTCCAGTGGCTCGACAAGGACACCCTGCTCGTCAGCCGCGATTTCGGTGAAGGTACGCTGACCGATAGCGAATATCCGTTCACCACCCGCATTTGGAAACGCGGCACCGACGTCACCGATGCCCCCGAAATCTTCCGGGGTGAATCGAGCGACGTGTGGTCGGGTGCCGGTCTGCTCCGCGACAACAAGGGCGTGGTCCATGCCCGCACCGCCTTCCGCGGCGTGAGCTTCCACGAAAGCATCAACTACGTCTGGCATGAAGGCGAGTGGCTCGAACTCGACATGCCGAAAAAGGCGAACCTGGCCGGCATCATCGACGGGCAGCTGCTCTATTCCACCGATGTGGACTGGGAAGTCGGCGGCCAGACCTTCCCCGCCGACGCGCTCGTCTCGGTGGACCTTGAAGAGTGGAAGCGCGACCCGAACGGGGCGAAGAAGACCCTCGTCTGGGCCCCTGCCGAACGCCAGACCAAGCAGGGCATCAGCTCGACCGCTAACAGCGCCTTCATCACCATTCTCGACAATGTCGTGGGCAAGGTGCTGAAATTCGATTTCGAAGGCGGCAAGTGGGTTTCGACCGAAGTCGCCTTGCCCGACAATGCCACGGTCGGTGTGGCGGCGGCCTCTGACGAGAGCGACCAGATCATGTTCTCGGTCACCGATTTCCTCTCGCCGACCACGCTCTACTACACCGATGGATCGGGCGATCCGGCAGTGCTCAAGACCTCGCCGGCCTATTTTGACGCCATGGGCATGGAAGTCGAGCAGCACGAGGCGACGAGCAAGGACGGGACGAAAATCCCCTACTTCATCGTGAAACCCAAGGGCATGACGCTGGACGGTTCCACCGCAACCCTGCTGACCGGTTACGGCGGCTTCCAGGTGCCGCGCCTGCCCTCCTATCTCGGGACCACGGGCAAACTGTGGGTTGAAAAGGGCGGCGCCTATGTCCTTGCCAACATGCGTGGCGGCGGCGAATTCGGGCCGATGTGGCACCAGAGCGCCATTCGCGAGAACAAGCAGCGCACGTGGGACGACTTCATCGCCGTGGCCGAAGACCTGGTGAAGCGCGGCTTCACCACGCCCGACCACCTCGGTATCCAGGGCGGCTCGCAGGGCGGCCTGCTGGTGGGCACGGCCTTCACACAGCGGCCCGACCTGTTCGACGCGGCGATCGTCCAGATCCCGCTGTTCGACATGCTGCGTTATCACCTAATCGGCCGCGGCGCCTCGTGGATCGGTGAATACGGCGATCCGCGCATCCCCGAACAGCGCGCATGGATCGAAGGCTATTCGCCCTACCAGAAGATCGTCGAAGGCGTGGATTACCCCTCGCCCTTCCTCTGGGCTTCGACCGCAGATGACCGCACCCACCCCGCCCACGCCCGCAAGGGTGCCGCCAAGCTCAAGGAACTCGGCCAGGATTACTGGTATTTCGAGGACATGACCGGCGGCCATTCGGGCGGCGTGGACAACGAACAGCGCGCCAAGCTTCAAGCCCTGCAGATGGTCTACCTGATGCAGCGCCTCATGGACGACAACAACGGCGGCTGA
- a CDS encoding ATP synthase F1 subunit epsilon, whose product MALHFELVTPAKLVRSEDVHMVVVPGTEGEFGVLEGHAPFMSTIRDGAVQVYKTEGAAPETIEVRGGFAEVGENGLTVLAEHVEG is encoded by the coding sequence ATGGCCCTCCACTTCGAACTCGTCACGCCGGCGAAGCTGGTCCGTTCGGAAGACGTCCACATGGTCGTCGTTCCCGGCACGGAAGGCGAATTCGGCGTGCTCGAGGGCCACGCGCCCTTCATGTCGACCATCCGCGACGGTGCTGTGCAGGTCTACAAGACCGAAGGCGCAGCTCCGGAAACCATCGAGGTTCGCGGCGGCTTTGCCGAAGTCGGCGAGAACGGCCTTACGGTCCTTGCGGAACACGTCGAAGGCTGA
- the atpA gene encoding F0F1 ATP synthase subunit alpha: MDIRAAEISKVIKDQIANFGTEAEVSEVGSVLSVGDGIARIHGLDKVQAGEMIEFANGVQGMALNLEADNVGAVIFGSDQDIGEGDTVKRTGTIVDVPVGKGLLGRVVDALGNPIDGKGPIEATERRRVEVKAPGIIPRESVSEPVQSGLKAIDALVPVGRGQRELIIGDRQTGKSAVAIDTFINQKELNAGDDEGKKLYCVYVAVGQKRSTVAQIVKQLEENGAMEYSIVVAATASEPAPLQYLAPYTGCAMGEFFRDNGMHAVIVYDDLSKQAVAYRQMSLLLRRPPGREAYPGDVFYLHSRLLERAAKMSKANGGGSLTALPIIETQAGDVSAYIPTNVISITDGQIFLETDLFYQGIRPAINVGLSVSRVGGAAQTKAMKKVSGSMKLDLAQYREMAAFAQFGSDLDAATQKLLNRGARLTELLKQAQFSPMPFEEQTVSIFAGTNGYLDDIAVNRVNDYEAQMLSYMRSEHADVLKEIRETGKFEDDVKNKVVDALKTFAKQFA, from the coding sequence ATGGATATCCGCGCCGCAGAAATCTCCAAGGTCATCAAGGACCAGATCGCCAATTTCGGCACCGAAGCCGAAGTCAGCGAAGTCGGCTCCGTGCTGTCGGTGGGTGACGGCATCGCCCGCATCCACGGCCTCGACAAGGTCCAGGCCGGCGAAATGATCGAATTCGCCAACGGCGTTCAGGGCATGGCACTGAACCTCGAAGCCGACAACGTCGGTGCCGTTATCTTCGGTTCGGACCAGGACATCGGCGAAGGCGACACGGTCAAGCGTACCGGCACCATCGTGGACGTTCCGGTCGGCAAGGGCCTGCTCGGCCGCGTGGTCGACGCTCTCGGCAACCCGATCGACGGCAAGGGCCCGATCGAAGCCACCGAACGCCGCCGCGTCGAAGTGAAGGCGCCGGGCATCATCCCGCGTGAATCGGTTTCGGAACCGGTGCAGTCGGGCCTCAAGGCCATCGACGCGCTCGTTCCCGTCGGCCGCGGCCAGCGCGAACTGATCATCGGTGACCGCCAGACCGGCAAGTCCGCCGTCGCGATCGATACCTTCATCAACCAGAAGGAACTGAACGCGGGCGACGACGAGGGCAAGAAGCTCTACTGCGTCTATGTCGCCGTCGGCCAGAAGCGCTCGACCGTCGCACAGATCGTCAAGCAGCTCGAAGAAAACGGCGCGATGGAATATTCGATCGTCGTCGCCGCGACCGCTTCGGAGCCCGCTCCGCTGCAGTACCTCGCACCCTACACCGGCTGCGCGATGGGTGAATTCTTCCGCGACAACGGCATGCACGCCGTCATCGTGTACGACGACCTTTCGAAGCAGGCCGTCGCTTACCGCCAGATGTCGCTCCTGCTGCGTCGTCCTCCGGGCCGCGAAGCCTATCCGGGCGACGTTTTCTACCTGCACAGCCGCCTGCTCGAGCGCGCGGCGAAGATGAGCAAGGCAAACGGCGGCGGCTCGCTGACCGCACTGCCGATCATCGAAACGCAGGCAGGCGACGTGTCGGCCTACATCCCGACCAACGTGATCTCGATCACCGACGGCCAGATCTTCCTCGAAACCGACCTGTTCTACCAGGGCATCCGTCCGGCAATTAACGTCGGCCTGTCGGTTTCGCGCGTCGGCGGCGCTGCCCAGACGAAGGCGATGAAGAAGGTCTCGGGCTCGATGAAGCTCGACCTCGCGCAGTACCGTGAAATGGCTGCCTTCGCGCAGTTCGGCTCGGACCTCGACGCCGCAACGCAGAAGCTGCTGAACCGCGGTGCACGCCTGACCGAACTGCTGAAGCAGGCACAGTTCTCGCCGATGCCATTCGAAGAGCAGACCGTGTCGATCTTCGCCGGTACCAATGGCTACCTCGACGATATCGCGGTCAACCGTGTCAACGACTACGAAGCGCAGATGCTGAGCTACATGCGCAGCGAACACGCCGACGTGCTCAAGGAAATCCGCGAGACCGGCAAGTTCGAAGACGACGTGAAGAACAAGGTCGTCGACGCGCTTAAGACCTTCGCCAAGCAGTTCGCTTAA
- a CDS encoding F0F1 ATP synthase subunit delta, with amino-acid sequence MDISAGIQASLAGRYASALFDLASEAGTVTAVESDLDKLEAGLAESAELKMLTTNPRVSRGQAEKALWGVAAIMGLSDLTQKFLGTLAQNRRLGQLPGIIRAFRAIAAAQRGEVTAEVTSAHALTDTQLEQLKARLTAREGRTVKLTSKVDPDLLGGLVVTIGSKRIDASIRTRLNSLAQAMKA; translated from the coding sequence GTGGATATTTCCGCCGGTATTCAGGCTAGCCTGGCAGGGCGTTACGCCTCGGCCCTGTTCGATCTGGCCAGCGAGGCCGGGACCGTAACCGCGGTCGAATCGGACCTCGACAAGCTCGAAGCGGGCCTGGCCGAATCGGCCGAGCTCAAGATGCTGACCACCAATCCGCGCGTCAGCCGCGGCCAGGCCGAAAAGGCACTGTGGGGTGTGGCAGCGATCATGGGCCTGTCCGATCTCACCCAGAAGTTCCTCGGCACGCTGGCGCAGAACCGCCGCCTCGGCCAGCTTCCGGGCATCATCCGCGCGTTCCGCGCCATCGCAGCTGCCCAGCGCGGCGAAGTGACGGCCGAAGTCACCAGCGCCCACGCGCTGACCGATACGCAGCTGGAACAGCTCAAGGCCAGGCTCACCGCGCGTGAGGGCCGCACCGTAAAGCTTACTTCCAAGGTCGACCCCGATCTCCTCGGCGGCCTTGTCGTTACCATCGGATCGAAGCGTATCGACGCCTCGATCCGCACCCGCCTCAATTCCCTCGCCCAGGCGATGAAAGCCTGA